A region from the Onthophagus taurus isolate NC chromosome 8, IU_Otau_3.0, whole genome shotgun sequence genome encodes:
- the LOC111425312 gene encoding uncharacterized protein isoform X2 has protein sequence MDNKKVTPNVVGNPEPPQEPLGKHAHQHNLAPQHLRLLQYGLKIPNNQQYVHVHQHPQPIYSKYPQQYVHQHQPPKAQQPIYHTQPPPQPIYAQGPLTQQNAQVWVHYHQQKAEAQQQPPAKVVQPTIKSKENIDKKKSNNTHVQLRSPIAKRPPEAPVAMQGWLHKQGSEGLMLWKKRWFVLSEYCLFYYKGPEEEKLLGSVLLPSYKVSICGPEDKITRKHAFKCEHTNMRTYVLSADSQDLMMQWVRVLNLACLLQSTVDLDQSVQSASTYVNSGENSDSGFFQQSSQTIRNTPVHMHTSSNTTDLSSPSQEASQYNQPLYANAPPKPRRLNDAGYSSPSPEILDRYHAEPKYISPPFQYLTPPRNAKSPLTIYTPPEYVQQISSKGINDYGVREYVVQNVERRTPDTYGRSKTNNAKDYEDIYAEQYMYKRPLSPLAYSSVKKSNPTIPAMQRTYTPVSMLGPRDISQFVPQQRKSPCNIPRPHSADFLEYEVNHRQPTRQQRPKSSLDINRNTSSDNYFYSEERYAEKMRKSAQYLPNMPRYIQQPQPQPKRIDMDKTFPLMKSNTQPINFTSTPVEYQRTEQQQQQPIRSRSVLSEGSLSKEFEDIRTSPRPRYDQGSLSPWQNRPDQIYGYSDDSRVREQFNRSASARLTQNSSVQTERGSVEGRINREGERKREESMKRLLEWKQRMLQSPLNRKVHQNLNRPYPPMGKDPSYFKSLEYQKMDPYMDPRVAAAMQYNSYSSDDEEQVDSTKESVQAGWTADSRLSDVSLAPISTVTFTAPSPALHGPDAPSTTESTTIDGDVLTQPHYNKESSTVAHVSSLRLDYDKSNTTDIKSNGALVKSILAEFENKNSENIELTENIDETKTPTRDVELSATNVIEENYMTMTPKKNILDPATSNEALTLETDENPYVEMTQGSDLCLLNQQPYEMVCFGKSEPVYMELHPTRDILNIDDPKKLPDILMLSKKKSSDSSDADDEASKDLDSLDTPSHPRFSLSDSFRPASYYLGATQTAPELQDSSDSELVSPPPIPRSPPPLDELDERSSAQEFSLTDEQKDEFTFSKFSKSHNRDGDSSSLSHNSDSDVELRTPGLRAYERMLKRRPVSEEFCGELDSLDSRYNETIDSVDLDKYLRDLQVSNVEHDYENMCIVSQRTPESSKPSVCHSRQNSRDTHDSSRSLLTPDYIHRRAESSASITEINSIHNSRLSTPVTMNRSAPYYYSDLSMNTTDSNSTILTLNNQRGNMINKRDITHIVNPIRCSNTRTSRNVGRNSRQNLIDNTFKLAAEARSVSVDFLNLTDKSGQIDKKNIYESDTLKRLKAIDSITSLQSNPETRNLFPSTPNEKFHDLDPPSSSVRRSHSLEGLLENVLSENVDANEIESPNDEGRNAIAEGSYMWEEDAIWRERLRTASQRHTKSLDDLDCIGETKKDKHKKQPRGIMRGVTYVNDNVYNMPIQCKQQKDTENQKPGDSRKENFIIDREKLRQWDLMSSAPSDTQSQQGITVGVVAVDVGDETSATLGQSTTSQEQASGSICINSRDTVPRALSAKQMWNPNSQSIPSRSITNLTREHENEYGLSIRQQHFMGHHKHHDGNSGQKVPRQGNWHWGEKMNVSAGELLGRTHEELVLLLIQLRRQSTNTYNAIEACYTEIENIQGQLHRMDPAKQLENLQKLEQIKQHLLELEKQYEKGKPLVNLVDNMVKLGSLYRSPNDRNINPYVRDRLEFNQQIQERRLLAEERRDWNRLNPNHMQLQEKVQQLYQLDRLIQEESGTLQGLQHDKEEIERALGGLRHRLHKGFKDPAEVEQARKQQAILENELSRVHLMLAQNSKKLEETVAGNARLEQELLVLKQKLQISRQQRSSPQFSNAGDSLPCVVGTSAMLESDLQRVQQKVGDLQRQRQELSMQVRQLTDRSNNLQQQIKPLSANSSANYQGNKKKIHSLWRETDLDTMNIIDHGESWENSTSSLSSAPTTPLYINTDLKQAPEMEFYNNRLKTSDSTSEDTTQGSGLMPQERPEIKTVRIVKRESERRQRDREKTSTGKWDPLLEEDASSQSSGTIFRPGVVQKTQSTTNIGSPGFETDKTSSGVLSRQSSLSSPSLPQGFSDIRATSSEGSVDKSPELSPVFQSEAARQIITEMSQETVPKQLNRRAVPKEKRRHYTAPNNNLIMKSLNQLPTDDSFDKLTERRARDDLDMERALRQRIDAPDVVRSTLSNKELKYNENTIDNILGTPNKINIPERYIPEQLPKLSAEEEEHRLRKVESIKKMLSDTTIISTSSPNLATEDSKSETPSSSIVNKATTKMIEEKKQREHLLQLNQILAKQVMEMSKIVAVKALANLPLEEQQDDLADDEDLSPVMPLPIYQQRYNFYS, from the exons ATGGATAATAAGAAGGTGACACCGAACGTGGTCGGCAATCCCGAACCCCCCCAAGAACCCCTCGGGAAACACGCGCACCAACACAATTTGGCCCCACAGCATCTGCGGCTACTTCAATACGGTTTAAAAATACCTAATAACCAGCAGTACGTTCACGTCCATCAGCACCCTCAGCcgatttattcaaaataccCGCAACAGTATGTGCATCAGCATCAACCTCCAAAGGCGCAACAGCCGATATATCACACTCAACCACCACCGCAACCTATTTATGCTCAAGGGCCCTTGACTCAACAAAATGCGCAAGTATGGGTACATTATCACCAACAAAAAGCTGAAGCTCAACAACAGCCACCTGCTAAAGTCGTACAACCAACGataaaaagtaaagaaaataTCGATAAGAAGAAATCTAATAATACTCACGTTCAATTACGCTCACCAATCGCGAAAAGACCCCCAGAAGCGCCGGTTGCCATGCAAGGTTGGCTTCATAAGCAGGGTTCGGAAGGGTTAATGCTTTGGAAAAAACGCTGGTTTGTACTCTCCGAGTATTGTTTGTTTTACTATAAAg gcCCCGAAGAAGAAAAACTATTGGGTTCAGTATTATTACCATCGTACAAAGTATCAATATGCGGACCAGAAGATAAAATAACGCGTAAACACGCTTTTAAATGCGAACACACGAATATGCGCACATATGTGTTATCCGCGGATTCCCAAGATTTAATGATGCAATGGGTGAGGGTTTTAAATTTGGCCTGCCTTTTACAATCAACCGTCGATTTAGACCAATCGGTACAATCCGCGTCGACTTACGTTAACTCGGGGGAAAATTCCGATTCAGGTTTCTTCCAACAATCTTCGCAAACGATACGGAATACACCCGTACATATGCACACGTCGAGTAACACGACTGATTTGAGTAGTCCGAGCCAAGAAGCGAGTCAATACAATCAGCCTTTATACGCTAACGCGCCCCCGAAACCACGACGATTAAACGATGCTGGATATTCATCGCCCAGTCCGGAAATTCTCGATCGTTATCACGCTGAACCGAAATATATAAGCCCCCCTTTTCAATACTTGACGCCTCCCAGGAACGCCAAGTCTCCATTAACGATTTATACACCACCGGAGTATGTTCAACAAATCAGTAGTAAAGGAATAAATGATTATGGAGTTAGAGAATATGTAGTACAAAACGTCGAGAGGCGAACACCTGATACTTACGGACGGTCCAAAACGAACAACGCCAAAGATTATGAAGATATTTACGCTGAACAATATATGTACAAGAGGCCGCTAAGTCCATTGGCTTATAGCAGTGTTAAGAAATCGAACCCCACAATACCAGCGATGCAAAGAACTTACACACCCGTTTCGATGCTTGGACCTCGAGATATAAGTCAATTCGTACCGCAACAGCGGAAATCTCCCTGTAATATTCCAAGACCCCATAGTGCGGATTTTTTGGAATACGAAGTCAATCATAGGCAACCAACCCGACAACAAAGGCCTAAATCTAGTTTAGATATTAATAGAAACACTTCCAGCGACAATTACTTTTACAGTGAAGAAAGATATGCcgaaaaaatgagaaaatccGCCCAATACCTTCCAAACATGCCTCGTTATATACAGCAACCTCAACCTCAACCTAAAAGAATAGACATGGATAAAACTTTTCCATTAATGAAATCAAATACTCAACCCATTAATTTTACCAGCACGCCTGTAGAATACCAAAGAACAGAACAACAGCAACAACAACCTATTAGAAGTCGAAGTGTATTAAGCGAAGGATCTTTATCGAAAGAATTCGAGGATATTCGAACCAGTCCACGACCTAGGTATGATCAAGGAAGTCTTAGCCCCTGGCAAAATCGACCCGATCAAATCTATGGATATTCTGATGATTCTCGTGTACGTGAACAATTCAATCGATCTGCTAGTGCTAGACTTACTCAAAATAGCTCTGTCCAGACCGAAAGAGGAAGCGTAGAAGGTCGAATCAACAGGGAAGGTGAAAGAAAg CGAGAAGAGTCGATGAAACGGTTGTTAGAGTGGAAGCAAAGGATGTTGCAGTCGCCGTTAAATCGCAAAGTTCATCAAAACTTGAATCGACCATATCCGCCGATGGGAAAGGATCCGTCGTATTTCAAGAGTTTGGAGTATCAGAAGATGGATCCATACATGGATCCCAGAGTGGCGGCGGCGATGCAGTACAATAGTTACTCGTCGGACGACGAAG AACAAGTGGACTCGACTAAAGAAAGCGTACAGGCAGGATGGACCGCGGACTCGCGCCTTTCTGACGTCTCACTCGCACCTATTTCTACTGTTACGTTCACCGCACCATCCCCCGCTTTGCACGGTCCTGATGCCCCAAGCACAACCGAGAGCACTACCATCGATGGCGACGTTCTTACTCAGCCTCACTACAACAAGGAGTCCTCGACAGTTGCTCACGTTTCTAGTTTACGCCTTGATTATGATAAATCAAACACAACCGACATTAAAAGCAACGGAGCACTCGTCAAAAGTATTTTAGcggaatttgaaaataaaaattctgaaaatattgaattaacCGAAAATATCGACGAAACTAAAACTCCAACAAGAGATGTTGAATTATCGGCTACAAATGTTATTGAAGAAAATTACATGACCATGACTCCAAAGAAGAATATATTAGATCCGGCAACGTCAAATGAGGCTTTAACATTAGAAACGGATGAAAATCCTTATGTGGAGATGACACAAGGCTCCGATTTGTGTCTTTTAAATCAACAACCATATGAAATGGTTTGCTTTGGAAAATCAGAACCTGTTTATATGGAACTTCACCCTACTCGGGATATTTTAAACATCGACGATCCCAAAAAATTACCCGATATACTTATGTTATCTAAAAAGAAATCATCTGATAGCTCTGACGCTGATGATGAAGCATCTAAAGATCTCGATTCGTTGGACACTCCCAGTCACCCTAGATTTAGTTTATCAGATTCATTTCGACCTGCGTCTTATTACTTGGGAGCTACTCAAACTGCTCCGGAACTTCAAGATAGTTCTGATAGTGAATTAGTGTCCCCACCTCCAATTCCACGATCACCACCGCCTCTCGATGAACTTGATGAACGCTCCAGTGCCCAAGAATTTAGTTTAACAGATGAACAAAAAGATGagtttacattttcaaaattttcaaaatcccATAACAGAGATGGCGATAGCTCCTCGTTATCTCATAACAGCGATTCCGACGTTGAATTAAGAACACCCGGTTTAAGGGCTTATGAGAGGATGTTAAAACGAAGACCGGTTTCTGAGGAATTTTGCGGCGAATTGGATTCGTTAGATAGTCGGTATAACGAAACAATCGATAGTGTTGATTTGGATAAGTATTTAAGGGATCTTCAAGTGTCTAATGTTGAGCATGATTACGAAAATATGTGTATTGTGAGTCAAAGAACTCCGGAAAGTAGTAAACCATCGGTTTGTCATAGTAGACAAAATAGTAGAGATACACATGATAGTTCAAGATCTTTATTGACTCCTGATTATATTCATAGACGTGCTGAAAGTAGTGCTTCTATAACGGAAATAAATAGCATTCATAATTCCCGGTTATCAACACCTGTTACAATGAATAGAAGCGCGCCTTATTATTATTCTGATTTATCAATGAACACAACTGATAGTAACTCCAccattttaactttaaataatcaaCGAGGAAACATGATTAATAAACGAGACATAACTCACATTGTCAATCCGATACGGTGCTCCAACACAAGAACTTCAAGGAATGTTGGTAGAAATTCTCGCCAGAATTTAATTGATAACACTTTTAAGTTGGCAGCTGAAGCTCGTTCGGTTTCAGTCGATTTCTTAAATCTAACAGATAAATCTGGCCAAATTGacaagaaaaacatttatgaATCAGAcacattaaaaagattaaaagcaATCGATTCTATTACAAGTTTACAATCAAATCCAGAAACAAGAAATTTATTCCCAAGCACACCGAATGAAAAGTTTCACGATTTGGATCCACCGTCATCGAGCGTTAGACGTTCTCATTCATTAGAAggtttattagaaaatgttttaagtgAAAACGTTGACGCCAATGAAATAGAATCTCCAAATGATGAAGGTAGAAATGCGATAGCTGAAGGAAGTTATATGTGGGAAGAAGATGCGATTTGGAGGGAAAGATTACGCACCGCTAGTCAAAGACATACGAAATCTTTGGACGATTTAGACTGTATAGGCGAAACGAAAAAagataaacacaaaaaacagCCGCGTGGTATAATGAGAGGTGTTACATATGTTAATGACAACGTTTATAACATGCCTATACAATGCAAACAACAAAAAGATACTGAAAATCAAAAGCCGGGTGATAGTcgtaaagaaaattttataatcgaTAGGGAAAAATTACGTCAATGGGATTTGATGTCGAGTGCGCCATCGGACACGCAAAGTCAACAAGGGATAACGGTTGGTGTCGTAGCGGTAGACGTAGGTGATGAGACCTCGGCAACGCTGGGGCAAAGCACCACCAGTCAAGAACAAG cTTCTGGATCGATTTGTATCAACAGCAGAGATACCGTTCCGAGAGCTTTATCTGCCAAACAAATGTGGAATCCTAATTCTCAATCGATACCCTCAAGATCAATTACTAATCTTACTAGGGAACACGAAAATGAATACGGATT aTCAATTCGTCAACAACATTTTATGGGTCATCATAAGCATCATGATGGAAATTCTGGACAAAAGGTACCCAGACAG GGTAATTGGCACTGGGGTGAAAAAATGAACGTTTCCGCTGGCGAGTTGCTCGGCAGGACGCACGAAGAgcttgttttgttattaatacagTTGCGTAGACAAAGTACGAATACATATAACGCTATAGAGGCATGTTATACTGAAATAGAGAATATTCag GGGCAGTTGCATAGAATGGATCCAGCTAAACAACTTGAAAATCTACAAAAATTGGAGCAGATTAAACAACATTTACTTGAACTAGAAAAACag tATGAAAAGGGAAAACCCCTGGTTAATCTTGTTGACAACATGGTTAAATTAGGATCACTATATAGATCCCCAAACGATCGAAATATTAATCCATACGTTCGCGACAGATTAGAATTTAACCAACAAATCCAAGAACGTCGCCTTTTAGCGGAAGAAAGGCGCGATTGGAATCGCTTAAATCCCAATCATATGCAGCTACAAGAAAAAGTACAACAACTTTACCAACTTGATAGGCTTATTCAGGAAGAGTCGGGGACTTTACAAGGATTACAGCatgataaagaagaaattgagaGGGCGCTGGGGGGATTACGTCATAGATTGCATAAAGGTTTTAAAGATCCCGCCGAAGTTGAACAAGCACGCAAACAACAGGCTATTCTGGAAAATGAACTGAGTAGAGTTCATTTAATGTTGgcgcaaaattcgaaaaaattggaGGAGACCGTTGCTGGTAACGCAAGGTTGGAGCAAGaattattagttttgaagCAAAAGTTGCAGATTTCTAGGCAACAAAGGAGTTCACCACAATTTTCAAATGCAg gTGATAGTTTGCCTTGCGTGGTTGGTACAAGCGCAATGTTGGAATCGGATTTACAAAGGGTCCAACAAAAGGTGGGCGATTTACAGCGTCAGCGACAAGAGTTGAGTATGCAGGTTCGCCAACTTACTGACAGGTCTAATAACCtccaacaacaaattaaaCCACTTTCAGCTAATTCCTCAGCTAACTATCAAG gtaataaaaagaaaatacattCTTTGTGGAGAGAAACAGACTTAGATACAATGAACATAATAGATCATGGGGAATCGTGGGAAAATTCAACAAGTTCCTTAAGTTCAGCACCAACAACGCCGCTTTACATAAATACTGATTTAAAACAAGCACCGGAAAtggaattttataataatcgaTTAAAGACGAGTGATTCCACAAGCGAAGATACAACGCAAGGTTCTGGGTTGATGCCGCAAGAACGTCCAGAAATAAAAACGGTACGAATAGTCAAACGGGAATCTGAACGAAGACAAAGAGACCGCGAAAAGACTTCGACGGGAAAATGGGATCCTTTGCTGGAAGAAGATGCCTCATCTCAATCTTCTGGAACAATTTTTCGACCGGGGGTTGTTCAAAAAACTCAGAGTACCACAAATATAGGTTCACCTGGTTTTGAAACTGATAAAACTAGTAGTGGTGTGTTAAGCCGTCAAAGTTCGTTGTCCAGTCCAAGTTTACCGCAGGGGTTTTCCGATATCCGAGCAACTTCGAGTGAAGGAAGCGTCGATAAATCACCCGAATTATCACCTGTATTTCAAAGCGAAGCTGCCCGACAAATTATAACGGAAATGAGCCAAGAGACAGTTCCGAAACAATTAAATAGACGCGCGGTTCCTAAAGAAAAACGAAGACATTACACAGCGccaaataacaatttaatcaTGAAGAGCTTAAATCAATTACCCACCGATGATAGTTTCGATAAATTAACGGAACGCCGAGCTAGAGATGATTTGGACATGGAGAGAGCTTTAAGGCAGCGAATAGATGCCCCGGACGTGGTGCGGTCCACGTTAAGCAATAAAGAGCTTAAGTACAATGAGAACACCATTGATAACATATTAGGTActccaaataaaattaacattccGGAACGTTACATTCCGGAACAATTGCCTAAATTATCGgccgaagaagaagaacataGACTGAGAAAAGTTGAGTCAATTAAAAAGATGTTGTCTGATACTACAATTATTAGTACTAGCTCACCTAATTTAGCTACAG aagattCAAAGTCTGAAACACCATCATCAAGTATTGTAAATAAAGCAACGACGAAAATGATAGAAGAAAAGAAGCAACGCGAACATCTTTTGCAGCTAAATCAAATTCTGGCGAAGCAAGTTATGGAAATGAGTAAAATTGTAGCag TGAAAGCATTGGCAAACCTGCCGTTGGAGGAGCAGCAGGATGATCTTGCGGACGATGAGGACTTGTCTCCAGTGATGCCTTTGCCTATATATCAGCAacgttacaatttttatagttaa